The following is a genomic window from Episyrphus balteatus chromosome 1, idEpiBalt1.1, whole genome shotgun sequence.
ttattcttctgatagtctaactgacgattgaaaaatcagggcttaattaaattaaattttactataTTTTACTgtctcaaataaatttaaaaaaagtatcgtaCATATTATGTCgtagtttaaaataatttgttcaagttttagtaaattttttggaaaaatcgtccctcctacttaattttttttacaagtgcTGATATAAGTTATATTGTTGAAATTTTAGAATCTCAGCTTCTGTACCTACAAAGTCTAATTTTAACTGAAATAAAAAGTAGCGTGTTACTTCTTTTCCTTTcttttatatttacaaaaaaaaacacttaaaactaCAAATAAATACTTCACagatttttaactaaatttaaaaaatttatacataTGAATATTGGTTTTAGTTTGACTTATCACATTGTCGATAAGTTACAGTCGcacttgtacttgtacttgcACTTGTTACACTTGTTACACTTGTTGATGTCGTTGGATCTGGATTTGTAGCATAATATGGCACTGGTGTTGGCATTGGTGTAGGTAATTGTACTATTTGCACAGGTCTATTTTCCACTTTGTCACGtatttcttgaaaaagtgaATAAATAATAATCCATAACCAAATAAACaaacctaaaaacaaaatttaaaacgttCATAAATCACaataataaacataaaaatcatAACTTACCAGTAAAAAGCAAAGTTATGAATGTAACTATTATCGCATCAAGCTTAGCTGTCATTAAAGCCAAAATAAATACTATTATTGAACCAGGAATTAATAGTAATAGTCCACAACCTCTTAATAACAACCACGGAGTTAACATGTAAGGTTtttcctaaaattaaaaaaaaaaaaaaacaatcacaaaaatcagttaaaaaaattacaaaaaattagttttgattaacaaaaaagtaCTAGATTAAAGtcttttaccacaaaaaaagaCAAAGCTTGACTTTAGAACGAAATATGAATATTGGACTTTAAGATATATGGGTTCAATTGAGTTTTTAAAGTTATCAGTCCAGttttaaatctctttttttaattcttattgaAAATCATCACTTTTACTTAAAGCGAACTTCATTAGAGTTGTGTCAAAACCACTAGGCAAAAAAATCttacacattttaaaatcaaaaacaaaggCAAGTTatgcaataaaacaattttttttcttattgaaacCAATTTCACTTTTTCAATTTGAGCTGGTAGGTAGTTGATGGATTGCGCATATAGTTTTGGCTCACTGCGCCGCGTGTTGTTGCAAGTTtgtgtaattttattttgatgcgTCAACAAAAAGTCTTTTCATAACCACGGTTCGTCGGCGCGGCATTGCGGAAGCATTTAAATAACTATTTTATTGAGTGCTATAAcccactgtttttagtcttTACACTGTcttaatttgtattaaaaaaaaaaaaacactccaacatttttacttacttttattataccaaaaataaGCATTCCCGAAACAAAAgcatcaaaaatataaattattaatcTTATAATTTCGCCATCTAAAGtttctataaaataaataaatatttttttatttaagtagaaagttatttatatttttgttttatttttatttacttgaTGGACTATATGTATCACTATCAGTTATATTATCAGGTATTTCATGAGGATCAAATAATATTATCCACTTTGCTGTAATAACAATTATAATTGCAAAAACTACTAATCCAAGCCAACCAATTGCTAAACCGCCATAACGCAAGCTAACACAACAACAATTATTAACTCTAAGAGGAACCATTTTAGCCAAATatgtaatattattatttttcttttctttcttttttttcttctttcgagAAAGCGCAAACCGATCAAATGAAAGCTTAACAAATACTGTGGACAACATAAAGTAACGAAAGCCGAAAAAGTATCTGGTTTCTTGTTAAGTTTGTTTTCGGTCTGTCTGGTGGGATTTTAACCATAATAAAGAGGGTTgccataataaatatttatgttgaAGTTATGTTTTGAATAAACCAAAAACCGTTATTGAATTGGTCTTAAAACATGATGAATGGTAACtcagtttatttgaaaaaaaaaattcaagaggtttaatattatttaatgacgtagaatgtttttattttttggaatttcctacgtattctttttttgtttgttttctttttctttcttccAAGAAAATTATGTTCACATATTCTGTTACTTTTTCCTGGTAATACATATGCACGTGTTGGTACGTTAACATTTGTGTATAATCTTTAAGCcatgttttaaagaaaaatttgactGAAAGATGATATGGAGActgcgaaaaaaaaatggaccctTTAATTTGTTGAATAGCTTTTGTTTATTCATAACGAAGAAATTcgtcattttcatgtttttgcttccaacattttttttttgtgatttttggcccttgtttttttctttatttttcgcaatttttttggctatttttttttccgaaaaatcatTACAAACAGCGTTCCTTTTTTGTCAAGTGAATATTCTTAACATTTACTTAGAAGCCTTTCTATTGAATTGTCTAGAATATGCACCGCgacgtatgtgtaacattttttgtaaCGAATTTTGTTGGTCAGGGAAAATAtatctttttatgtaaaaattctaAATAGTAAAACAGTTATATGAATCAATTTCttaaataacttcaaaaattaaaaaaagaatgctTAAAATAATATTGTTCGATATTCATAAAGCTTTGTAAAATGCACTTAATTATATTTTGAAgcatacattatttttttttgaaaaaaactgccTTATTGAAGAAGTTTGAGAAAAAAtgtacagttttgaaaaaaagtcaatataGCATTTTGTTGAGTAATGTTTTATTACTTATATCACGTATCTCAGTAAAGTGAATAAATAACAACACCCCCagcaaaaaactatcaaaaaaaaagtggttgtctgtaaagcccgTTTagggacgatgattttacgtgataacgtcgtcagaaaacaggatgtgtgcttttgtttaaaatgagtcaattgaagcgtttacttttttcaaacaatcataatttacaagaaaaagctaaaaaaaaaaataccttttttattttctcattatattattttttttattttaaaagcttacaaaaaaaaaattatgcaatttaaaagccaagtatttcttcttaagaataaaaccatttttaaatttttacaatgcgcaatacaataatttattgaaaacaatcattttcataaaaaaaaaaaacatgaatttttatcttctcatgtcattttttccctaacaacctatgtCTTCgctcaaaatacatatatatatcgatcaggtctatgagacttctacaaaaagagctagaattttttgaactagatcaaatttcattaaaaaaagtaaaagtcaaccatgtcgaatttctagactgagattacggtacttcccacactggtggctgttcggggggcaacagatctccaatGGTGTTTtcaggtttttcgcaagtttcttgctttaacattgtgtagcttgtagttagtctaccgttatgtgtgatatactaaatgaaaggtaattgtatcaggatgcttataaaagtttaataaaatttctatctgctcttggtcaaaagttataacctgttgaattctaaaattttattttacagttatctcaaaattgtggttacgaaaatgattgaaacttcacacacatttagtcgtgctcatggtctatcattactccctATACTTTATGCCTgtatatattaaagaaaaaaagataaaaataaaaaacgatgaaaatcggttaaaaacggtcaaaaaacgtgttttttaaaaacttgtttcttccgttatgtatgcataaggccaaaacatACATGTCtcataagtttgagattttttgaactctccaaaaaaagctaaaaatcaaaaactacagaaaaatacccctaaaaacaaggtgtttttcaaaaattcatatttcgaaacgtgttggagtgttggaaaaaaatccgtatcagacgcctatttttttctctcatctttcacctggcatcttaagaattatcaaaaaaaaaatttccctacccaaaatcatcattttgtcatagacccaacacgtgtacaacgttcaaacaaaacgttatagcttagtttcaaattttttttagaattttttcttaaatgcagttattcttaaataagtctcatctatctatagcaaaaaaatcaactctctagaACTTCGCGTTTAGTTTTTACCTCAAATtttatctttccgttttaccctgTTTACCCCATTAAATggcggaatttttaaaaatccttcatgtggattaagctttaggttattatctttcaaataagctatagaagatttttgtatctctaatagtttatttttaatttttcattgaaatttttgccgcgagagtggaacgggagaaaatggcgtcacttttttgtggtggctgccatggttcatcgatttataagacgttatcacctcaaaaacaatcaaattcatattttgtacttttttttggagctcaaatttatttctgatgttgtttttatttacatttttaaaaaacgaattttattttttctcatttattttttttttctcttatacatttaccaaatgttttttaaaagagTTTTAAAGATGTTGGTAACTTGAATTCAAAGAGTAATCCAGTCGTGCATATTTTTCTTAAGCAAACATTTAAATGTTCtcacttgaataaaattatgccTTTCAAAGCAACTACGTCCGAGCCCTACCAAGTCCTACATTTAACTTGtttttatgtaaaaacaaaattccattaaaaaaaaatcattatttgtatttgttaacaattttttttccgtgTTTCGTGGTTCATAcccattttattattaaaattgaaattaattacaatacaaatttttttctaaaacttaattttatattatttacaaaacaaacttaaaactaccaaaatatacaaacattCACATTTATCACAATATTTTACTAATAATTtactaaaacttaaataaatctgacaaaaaaaaattaaattaatttcatttattatacATTTGGTAAGGTGGCGGCTGCTGACTAATTGGTCCGCTTTCAATTCGTTGTACTGGCATAATTGGCAATAGTGTTTTTTCCTTTATGCTGCGTATTTCttgaaataatgaataaataacaATCCAAGACCACACGAATAAACCTTTGAAACCGAAAACAAATCAATTAAATAACATTATTATCATAAAATAATTACAACTTACAGGTAATAAATACAGCAAACAAAGCTGCTACTATCTCATCTGAGTCAGATGAGAGTGACGCAAAAAGCAATAGCAATAGAACTAATGGAATTGTTATTATAAGTCCAATACCTCTTAATATCAACCAAGGCAGTAACATTATGTGTTTATTCTGAAATTAaggaaaaatacaaataaaaatcaattaaaattaaattaaaaaaaaaatcaagtaaatgTAGAAAATGCGCATAGACTTATTCCGGTTTTGGTTTACAAGTTTAACTTCAAGTATCTGTCAATGAGAATTggttacataaataaaaaaaaaaaaacaaggatgtTTGATTAGAGACCGCTCGAAAACGTGTGTTCaacttgaattaaatttttttttttgtgtttaataactaatccaaaaaatgcatgtttttgaattttaatgctTCAAAAACACTTTCAGAAACTTCAGGACATACTTCAGCATATTAAAAGTGTAGCATAATCAAAACAGTCCTTAAGTCATTTTACTAGTTCAAGTCTCCACAGTTACAACTCACAAGAAACTTACTTGTAATAATCCACCAATAAGTAAAATCGAAACAAGTGCATCGAATAACAGCATTGCCAAAGAAATAATTTCACCATTTAGACTTCctataaattaaataagttacACAAGGTCCTTAAaggaaatatgttttttttttacttactcgTAACTTCCGGTCTAAAATCATCATTCTTGAAAAGCtgaactttttcaggatcaaacaaataaatacgtTTAATTGTACTACCAATTAAAAGAGTCAATATTAATAGACCCAACCAACCATGTGCATAACCAGCGCCACGCAAATTCATGCAACAACATCCACTGACTTTAAGACCCATCTTATCCAAAtgaagttttgtgaaaaaaaaatccttattgAGTTTAGAGTTTAACTGGCTTTTTCTTTGTCTTCGAAAACACCTTACACCTTAAATGAACACTGATCGAATGTAAGCTTTGAGATAACTACTGGAGATAACTTACAACAAGAAAAGTAGTAAGACTAGACAAGTTGGAAAAAGTATCTTTGCTTTATTTGATCGGTAATTGAAAGTTTCAGAAAACAGGGTTGCCATTGTAAGTATTTAAAGTTGTATATGGAGCTTGaactattttttggaaaatatcgAATAGGTACATATGTTTAACATAATCAGGCCACATTTTgaatcagggttgtaaaaatatcaattaaaaaaaatgcattgaaatttaaaaaaatatttacctatTGCAAGTCAAACAAATttgcattattaaaaaaatatttaatgcaactaaaaaaaatagcattaaaaaaaatttgtacttcagccgaaaaatatttgcattaaaaaaaatatttatacatagggtaaattagggcattatggcatacctaagcacaaactcaaataactttactatggacaacaatttttatttcaatcatttttttttattaaatttcataaaaacgtaacatagtaaattaattatttaagaataaaaattcaagctttttaacaaaaaataaattaaattaaaaatagtccaaaaaaaaccatattgccctatgtacgggcaatatggctaaccccatttacttcggagccctttactttttttacgtttaTTCGGCATTTcagaaatataattgtaaataactttcataaaattaacgttaaattgaggttattttcaaattaaaaaattatataagttacttttgaaatcagttttacataagggcattatggcgcagtcgggtataatgTAGCGCCACAATGCCCTTattgcatctgcgccatattgcaaaatatacacatattcacaaaacaccaaaaaccaaacacaatttttaattcatttaaaatataacaagttatataaccaaaccaaaactgtactctgcattCCACTCTtcacaacaaacacgtgcactgtatagttaccgagatacacacaaacaaaaacaaagcgatattatattggaacccagaaccggtatattttttttgttttcttttttgtttgacaaaaaaataatagcactgacctgcgatttTCGACGAAgaccaaagtttctgcattgattttatttaaatgcgagtattggaagtatggtagttgagaggtgcgccataatgcccggtgcgccataatgcccgaagttaccctaccTACATTTATAGaaataatttgctttaaaaaaataatattgcaaCTGGAAAATGTAtgcagagaaaataaaatttttattgcaaataaaaatattttgcattaaaaaaatatttattgcaaataaaaaattttctgcattgaaaaaaaatcattagaaaatgtatgcattaaatatttttttttttaatattcgttgaatttcctacaattttgactatttgaccatacatcaGCTCTCTCAATATGGTTaaatagtaaaaattaaatgaaattcgacgagtattacacattttgcattgaatttttgttttcaatgcagaaaGGAGATGAcccatttttctatggagcctGGGCCCAGGGCGTACACCGATGAGActagtatcaaatgaaagcATTGAGCTCTATTAGTGagtcaaatattttcaaaaatgcttttggggatttcgagatatttgagttGGGGacggaaaaatcaaaaaaatcggaAATTTTCGAAACAACTCTTCATAGCATCCGAAATATAtagaataaaatagaaaaaaattatattaatttttttaaattaattttttttgtaagtttttttttatataatatgttttttttttaattaatgttacttttatatataaaaaataaaaggttataAACTGAGGATTgcatttgtgtaaaaaaaagtgtatgtcataacttatttttttgagatatcAGTCGTTGAAATCAGTGTtacggaattttttttcaaaaaaaagtctaagagccatatataaaaaaaatactgattttAGGAAAAAGATATTGGTATCAGTCGAAAGGTATGACcctaacctttcatttggtaccaaaattgtttttctaggtTCTATAATTCGGATGCTATGAAGAGTTGTTTCGAaaatttccgattttttgatttttccgtCCCCAACTTGActcaaatatctcgaaatccccaaaagcatttttaaaaatatttgactcGCTAATAGAGCTCAAtataagctttaatttgatactAGTCTCGTCAGTGTACGCCCTGGGCCCAAAAATGATTCATGTCCTTTAAtatttgcaattatttttttttttattacaaaataattttatttgcaataaaaattttattttcaaatattttttagctaaaatgaatattatttttaatgcaatttttttttaaattgcaataaacaatttttttgtttttattatggtTAATTCACGATGATTGGTAATCCTGTCGATCacttacattatttttgttatttttaatgattttcccAGCTAATTACTATGCTAACTGCACAGCACATGGTAAAGAACCAGTTCGATGACATAGGGGGTTTTGCGCTTTGGAATTCCCTCACACATTCATAAATTGGTttgttgtttatgtttttttttttttcaattttattgagAAGTTAGCTTTGGTTctgaaagaaaatacttttttgttttgatttttccaTTGAAATTGTATGTTTAACTTCTATGCAATTCAATTACAAGAAAAGACAGAATGTACCCGCATAATCGATTGACATTGAACAATAGTGCATATTTATAAAATGTGATTTAATGTAGGATTTATTATGAACCAAAAATAGAATAAACCAATATTTCATTCAAGAACAAGTAAAAGTAAGTGATTTTAAATCTTTACAAAAAAGtgaatataataatattaatgcataatttacttcaaaattttttttttttctattaaaacatTAGAATTTTTAGTGGAAGTTAAGTATGAATGTGGGTAGAAGATGTGCTGCACCTCTGCCCAAAACAATTAAATGTAAATGTACGGCATTGATGATGTTATTTTTCTGTCACTTACTTATAAGTCAGTAACAATAAACATTAAAGGTTCGTGCTGAAGTGAAATTTTGGAGTGAAAATAatagattattatttttttgttaaatacctacttttttttagctATTTTTGTATCTTCGGTCACACGTAACAAAACAGCTTCATTTACACTATGTCACTGTGTACAAAAATTAATGctcaaatgaaaacaatttttcgaagcactttatttttttaaatttactagaaaatcACTCTTACCCGATTTTATTTGGACTTGAGGTTGTAGTATATTCAAAATCGTTTTCGAGTTCTGTTTATATAGGGTGTCTCTTAATAAAGTAAGGATATGTATTTTAAGGGGTGGTTTTCGGGTctattgtaagaaaaaaaaatagcttccaCTCTATCTACAAAGTTGATGTcttaaaactcaattttaaactcaaaaatcaccaaaatgtcaaaattttaagaaatttgacaaataaaaatgatgtcatcaacaaatttttaaatggattttttattaaaaattttttttcagccctatcgaggtatccgtttggagaattttttttcccaatttgttCGAAATCGaagaattttctatcgaggtatccgttccgaCTGACATATCGGAGAATCTTCCGATGAAACATGGCACCCATCAACGCATTGCGATGAAGTGTGTTCAGCAAAgactttttgacagttgacagtTGACAAAATAGTTGCggaatattttcagaaaagttaaatttcacagaaataaaaacataaaaatgtacATAAATGTGTAgtgtagatttttaaaaaatagcaaCAAAGCCTCAGCAAGAGAGGTTGGTTGAAATTAAGAAGACTTGAACATCAcaaggatttttatttattaaataaatcacGCTAGTAGTATGTTTTGGTATGTTCTGGGACAGAGGGTGCAAAGGGTGCCAACAGGGTGCTATCTTAATGCATAAGTGTAACTGAGAGGATGCCATAGTCAAACACAGGGTTCGATTGTACGTGGTTGGTGTGAATGAGAGGGTGCTATGGCAAAGCAATAATTGTGGAAAAGGAtcgacgatttttgtttttgttttttttttctcattcatttgcaccattttaaaaaacaaaaagatccTTTTCCATTGATCTCGCATTATCATCCATAAGCATCAACTACCTGCAATCAGGACGCACATCACG
Proteins encoded in this region:
- the LOC129921117 gene encoding uncharacterized protein LOC129921117, with the protein product MLSTVFVKLSFDRFALSRKKKKKKEKKNNNITYLAKMVPLRVNNCCCVSLRYGGLAIGWLGLVVFAIIIVITAKWIILFDPHEIPDNITDSDTYSPSKTLDGEIIRLIIYIFDAFVSGMLIFGIIKEKPYMLTPWLLLRGCGLLLLIPGSIIVFILALMTAKLDAIIVTFITLLFTGLFIWLWIIIYSLFQEIRDKVENRPVQIVQLPTPMPTPVPYYATNPDPTTSTSVTSVTSASTSTSATVTYRQCDKSN
- the LOC129921125 gene encoding uncharacterized protein LOC129921125, with translation MGLKVSGCCCMNLRGAGYAHGWLGLLILTLLIGSTIKRIYLFDPEKVQLFKNDDFRPEVTRSLNGEIISLAMLLFDALVSILLIGGLLQNKHIMLLPWLILRGIGLIITIPLVLLLLLFASLSSDSDEIVAALFAVFITCLFVWSWIVIYSLFQEIRSIKEKTLLPIMPVQRIESGPISQQPPPYQMYNK